CACGGTGGTGATGTCCTCGTCCTCACTGGCCAGCAGGAACGGAGCGCCTTGCAGGATGGTCACCTGGCTGCCAAAGCGGCGGTACATCTGCGCGAACTCCACCCCGATGTACCCGCCGCCGACAATCACCAGATGCGGGGGAATCTCGCGGAGTTCCATGGCACTCGTGGAATCCAGGAACGGCACCGCCTCCAGGCCCTCGATGGGCGGAACGCTGTTGCGTGTTCCGACCGCGATGAACACCTTGTCCGCGGTGATCTCCTCACCGTTCACGACCAGCTGGCGCTCCCCGGTGAAGCGCGCCTCCCCGCGCATCAGAATGACGTTCGGGTTCTGCGCGACGTTCCGTTCGGAGCCACTGCGGACGCTGCGGACCAGTTCATCCTTGCGGTCCACGACCCGGCCGAGGTTCACGCGCACCTCGCTAGTTTCCACGCCCCACTGCTCGCTGAGGTACGCCTGGTGCGCCACGCGGGCGCTGGCGATCATGGTCTTTGTGGGGATGCAGCCGCGGTTCAGGCAGGTGCCTCCCAGCTCTGCCCGTTCGATCAGCGCCGTGCGGAGGCCTTTGTAGGCGAGGCGGTGCGCGAGCGGGACGCCGGCCATCCCGCCGCCCAGCACGATAACGTCGTAGTGGTTGCCTGACCCTGTGGCTGCCTTGTCCTGCGGGGACGCTTGCGCCTCCCCTGCGGGATCACCAGGGCGGGCGACCGCGTCGGATGTCGCCTGGTCACGGGTGGCTTCAAGCTTGCTCACGTCAGGCTGCGTGCTGTTGTTCACGCTGTCCGGCATACGGACCTCCTTGGGGTGAAGCACGTTCGGTGGGGTTGAAGGGTGTGGGTCAGGATTCACTCGTGACCACTCCACCTGATCCCATTCCGCGTTGTTCGTTCAGGTACAACACTCTCGCAATCATGGCTGTCACGACCAAGGCCATGAAACCAGTCAGGATCGGCAGCAGCGTCGCGTTTCCTGTGAGCAACTGCTCGATGAAGCGGGTCTGGTAGTACACCGTGTACGCACCGGCCAGCAGCAGGCCCGCGCCCCCAATGAAATTCACGTACTGACCGGCGTTCTTCAGGCCAACGATCACGGCTTCCTTCCCGAAGGCGCTCGCCAGGCTGACGGTCAGCAGCACCGCGCCCATCCCGGCGCCGTACGCGGCGAACATGCCCACGCGCTCGAGCGGCTCGCGGCTCGCGGCGCCCCCGACAATCATCAGGAACACCGGGAGGGTGCAGCCCAGGCTCGCCAGACCGTAAGCGATTCCGTACGGGTAGTACTCGGACAGACGCTCGCCTTCCGGAGCACGAAGGCCCGGAATGTGGAGCGCCAGGGCGCGGCCGCTGAAGGTGCGCACCGCCAGGACCAGCAGCACCACACCCAGGACCAGGTTCAGGTACGGAATAACCTTGGCGAGGCCGGTTCCGAACACGCTGATGATTAGGCCGAGGACGCTGAAGGTGGTCAGGGTGCCCAGGGTCAGCAACACCCCCAGCGCGAGGCCGTCGAGCACAGGATGGCGACCCGCCGGCCGGGTGACAAAACGGGAGATCACGGCCGGCAGCACGGCGAACCCGCACGGGTTGAGGGCCGCGACGGTTCCAGCCGCGAAGGCGTACGTGAGCAGGGTGATCACAGCAGGCCGTCCAGTTTCGAGCGCAGCTGCCCCTCACTGA
This portion of the Deinococcus malanensis genome encodes:
- the lpdA gene encoding dihydrolipoyl dehydrogenase — translated: MPDSVNNSTQPDVSKLEATRDQATSDAVARPGDPAGEAQASPQDKAATGSGNHYDVIVLGGGMAGVPLAHRLAYKGLRTALIERAELGGTCLNRGCIPTKTMIASARVAHQAYLSEQWGVETSEVRVNLGRVVDRKDELVRSVRSGSERNVAQNPNVILMRGEARFTGERQLVVNGEEITADKVFIAVGTRNSVPPIEGLEAVPFLDSTSAMELREIPPHLVIVGGGYIGVEFAQMYRRFGSQVTILQGAPFLLASEDEDITTVLKKALEAEGIDVIVNARVTRVEGSEGNVQVTATVDGEDRAFAGTHLMIAAGRVPNTDGLGLEHTGVQLDARGFIQINDRLETTAPGVWAMGDVRGGPMFTHTARDDSRILYQNVIKNADLSIKDRVVPWGVFTEPQLGRVGLSEREARQAGFKLKVGKYDAHKVAKARAIGETRGLIKVIADADTDRILGASVLMADGAELVHEFVTAVQLGARYTDLQDMIHIHPTLAEGLNNALGGVHYEEGLE
- a CDS encoding cytochrome c biogenesis CcdA family protein, producing the protein MITLLTYAFAAGTVAALNPCGFAVLPAVISRFVTRPAGRHPVLDGLALGVLLTLGTLTTFSVLGLIISVFGTGLAKVIPYLNLVLGVVLLVLAVRTFSGRALALHIPGLRAPEGERLSEYYPYGIAYGLASLGCTLPVFLMIVGGAASREPLERVGMFAAYGAGMGAVLLTVSLASAFGKEAVIVGLKNAGQYVNFIGGAGLLLAGAYTVYYQTRFIEQLLTGNATLLPILTGFMALVVTAMIARVLYLNEQRGMGSGGVVTSES